Below is a window of Candidatus Methylomirabilota bacterium DNA.
TCCTTGGCTCGCCTCCCTAGTCCTTCCGCCGTTCGGCCCGCCCTGCGTGTTCGTCCCAAGAGATGGAGCCCATGTCCGGGATTGAACCGGAGACCTCGCCCTTACCAAGGGCGTGCTCTGCCAACTGAGCTACATGGGCGTGGATCACATGCCTCGTTGCTTCTCCGGATGTCGGAAGCCCAGAGGCTGGAGCCCAAGTGGAGCGGGAAACGGGATTCGAACCCGCGACCCCCAGCTTGGAAGGCTGGCGCTCTACCGCTGAGCTATTCCCGCACTCCCTCTCGGCGCGAAACCCTTCGCCCCAGAAAATGGTGGGGAGAGGAGGATTCGAACCTCCGAAGGCGTTCGCCAGCAGATTTACAGTCTGCCCCCTTTGGCCACTTGGGTATCTCCCCGCTGGTTCTTCAGACTGTAACCCCTTGAAATGTCTGGCGCTGGCGGGAGGATTTGAACCCCCGACCCACTGCTTACAAGGCAGTTGCTCTACCCCTGAGCTACGCCAGCAGTCGCAAAACTTCACTTTAGTTTCGAGGTACCTGGAAGTCAAGACATTTTTGCCTGTTTAGCCACCCGCTGACGCTGGACTTCGTAGCAGAGGATTGCGGCCGCTGCCGAGACGTTCAGGGAATTGGTCCGGCCCCGCATCGGGATGCTGGCCAGGAAGTCGCAACTCTTGGCCACCAGGGGTCTCAGCCCGGGACCCTCGCCACCGAGAACCAGGCACACGGGGCCGGTCAGGTCTATTTCCCACGGCGCCTGACCCCCCCGGATCGTCGACCCCACCACCCAGAGGCCCTCTTTCTTCAATATTTCAAGAGATTGCACGAGATTCGTCTCCCGCGCAACAGCCAAATGCTCAACAGCCCCCATGGCCGACTTGGCCGCAGCCCCCGTGAGCCCGGCCGCGTGGTGCTTGGGCACGATCGCCCCGTGCGCTCCCGTCGCCTCGGCCGATCTGAGAATCGCTCCGAGATTTCTCGGATCCTGGACCTGATCGAGAACGAGGAAGAAGGCCGGCTCCCCACGCTGCCCAGGAATGACAAGGAGCTCCTCGAGAGAAGCGTAGGTTGCCTCGGCGACGCGCGCCACCACGCCTTGATGGTGCGGCGTGCCCGCCATGGCCGTCAGCTGATCGCGCGTGCGGAAAGAGATCTTCACCCCCCGACCGCGCGCGAGCGTCACGAGATCCTGCAGGGCGGGTCCCCTGCCCTCGGAGAGCACGGCCACTTCCTCGACGCGTCGACTCTGGGCCCGCAGGAGCTCGAGCACCGGATTGCGCCCGAAGAGCGGCGTCTCCTCGCGGGCGTCGGCGCTCACGGAGATAGCGTCCAGGTCGTGCCGTCGCGCGTGTCCTTGAGGGTGACACCGAGCCTCACGAGCTCGTCACGAAGGCGATCGGCCTCGGCGAAGTCACGCTGCTTGCGTGCCTGCTCGCGGAGGTAGACGAGGGATTCCACGCGCGCCTTGAGCTGCGGATCCACGGGCGCGTGGGCTCGCGCGCCGGTCTCGAGCAGCCCCAGCACGCGCCCGAGGGTGACGAGCTCGCCCACGCCCATGAGAAGCGGGCCCGCCCCGATTCGGCCCTGCTCGAGCTGCGCCCGCGCGCCCTGAAGGAATCGCGCGAGGTCGAAGAGGACACCG
It encodes the following:
- the rlmB gene encoding 23S rRNA (guanosine(2251)-2'-O)-methyltransferase RlmB — protein: MSADAREETPLFGRNPVLELLRAQSRRVEEVAVLSEGRGPALQDLVTLARGRGVKISFRTRDQLTAMAGTPHHQGVVARVAEATYASLEELLVIPGQRGEPAFFLVLDQVQDPRNLGAILRSAEATGAHGAIVPKHHAAGLTGAAAKSAMGAVEHLAVARETNLVQSLEILKKEGLWVVGSTIRGGQAPWEIDLTGPVCLVLGGEGPGLRPLVAKSCDFLASIPMRGRTNSLNVSAAAAILCYEVQRQRVAKQAKMS